A genomic window from Populus nigra chromosome 7, ddPopNigr1.1, whole genome shotgun sequence includes:
- the LOC133699485 gene encoding phenylalanine--tRNA ligase alpha subunit, cytoplasmic-like, whose translation MAEEAILGYLENHEEISDSGQFATDNGLDHNDVVNVIKSLHGFRYIEAQDIKRETLVLTEEGRKYAEKGSPEVQLFLAVPEEGSISKEELQKLLDPAVFKIGCSQAAKNKWVQMGNQISRKVQHVEDRVKDLLLRIQDGQEPGKDDNNSLKARKLTALQTWKGYSVKRGPDYAPTRRRTATDLTREHLLGGDWRNIEFKEYNFSAKGPPPESGHLHPLNKVKERIKNIFRLMNFEEMPTNKYVESSFWNFDALFQPQQHPARDSHDTFFLKAPETTKQLPEDYVELVKRVHESGGYGSRGYGYEWKREEANKNLLRTHTTAISSRMLYALAQHAKQQSFTPKKYFSIDRVFRNEAVDRTHLAEFHQIEGLVCDRGLTLGHLIGVLQDFFSRLGMDKLKFKPAYNPYTEPSMEIFSYHEGLKKWVEIGNSGMFRPEMLRPMGFSEDVNVIAWGLSLERPTMILYGINNIRDLFGHKVDLGLIKKNPLCLIGIR comes from the exons ATGGCAGAGGAAGCGATTTTAGGTTACTTAGAGAATCACGAAGAAATCTCCGATTCTGGCCAGTTCGCTACTGATAATGGACTCGATCACAACGACGTTGTTAATGTCATCAAAAGCCTCCACGGTTTCCGCTACATTGAGGCCCAG GATATTAAGAGAGAAACATTGGTGCTCACTGAAGAGGGTAGAAAATATGCTGAAAAAGGATCACCTGAAGTTCAACTCTTCTTGGCTGTACCAGAGGAGGGTAGCATTTCGAAAGAAGAATTGCAG AAACTGCTAGATCCTGCAGTCTTCAAAATAGGGTGTTCTCAGGCTGCAAAGAATAAATGGGTGCAAATGGGAAATCAAATATCTAGGAAG GTTCAACATGTTGAAGACAGAGTGAAGGATCTTCTTTTACGGATACAAGATGGGCAG GAACCTGGCAAAGATGATAACAACTCTCTCAAAGCAAGGAAGCTTACTGCTCTGCA AACCTGGAAGGGCTACTCAGTTAAAAGAGGTCCTGATTATGCTCCAACAAGAAGGAGAACTGCAACTGATTTGACTCGAGAACATCTGCTGGG GGGTGATTGGAGGAATATAGAGTTCAAAGAGTACAACTTCAGTGCCAAAGGTCCACCACCTGAAAGTGGCCATCTTCACCCGCTCAACAAG GTGAAAGAACGAATCAAAAACATCTTCCGTCTAATGAA CTTTGAGGAAATGCCAACAAATAAATATGTTGAGAGCAG CTTCTGGAATTTTGATGCACTGTTTCAGCCACAACAACATCCTGCCCGTGATTCACATGATACCTTCTTTCTTAAAG CTCCTGAAACAACAAAGCAACTGCCTGAAGATTATGTTGAGTTGGTGAAGCGTGTTCATGAGTCTGGTGGCTATGGGTCAAGGGG ATATGGATATGAGTGGAAAAGAGAGGAAGCAAACAAAAATCTTTTGCGAACTCATACAACTGCAATTTCTTCTCGGATGCTTTATGCGCTAGCACAG CATGCAAAACAGCAGTCGTTTACCCCCAAAAAGTACTTCTCCATAGATCGAGTTTTCAGAAATGAAGCAGTTGATCGAACTCATTTAGCAGAATTCCACCAGATAGAAG GTCTGGTGTGTGATCGAGGGCTTACTCTAGGTCACTTGATTGGAGTGCTGCAGGACTTCTTTTCGCGTTTAG GCATGGACAAGCTGAAATTCAAGCCTGCTTACAATCCATATACCGAGCCTAGCATGGAGATTTTCAG TTATCACGAAGGCCTCAAGAAATGGGTGGAGATTGGAAATTCTGGCATGTTCAGGCCTGAAATGTTGCGTCCTATGGGATTCTCGGAAGATGTCAATGTTATTGCCTGGGGCCTTTCGCTTGAAAG ACCAACCATGATATTATATGGGATCAATAATATCAGAGATCTTTTTGGACACAAG GTTGATCTTGGGCTCATCAAGAAAAACCCTCTATGCCTTATTGGAATTAGGTAG
- the LOC133698663 gene encoding NADH dehydrogenase [ubiquinone] iron-sulfur protein 8-B, mitochondrial, whose amino-acid sequence MAAILARKSLHAPRARQLAVSGQALQGSNQYALKSSAHLYSTKKEDEEREELAKEISKDWSSVFERNINTLFLTEMVRGLSLTLKYFFEKKVTINYPFEKGPLSPRFRGEHALRRYPTGEERCIACKLCEAICPAQAITIEAEEREDGSRRTTRYDIDMTKCIYCGFCQEACPVDAIVEGPNFEFTTETREELLYDKEKLLDNGDRWETEIAENLRSESLYR is encoded by the exons ATGGCTGCGATATTAGCTCGCAAGTCTCTTCATGCTCCTCGCGCTCGTCAGCTT GCTGTATCAGGACAAGCATTGCAAGGTTCAAACCAATATGCACTGAAATCTAGTGCCCACTTATATTCCACCAAAAAAG aagatgaagaaagagaGGAGCTTGCAAAGGAGATCTCAAAGGACTGGAGTTCTG TATTTGAGCGAAACATAAACACGCTGTTTCTTACTGAAATGGTTCGCGGTTTGTCATTGACTCTCAAGTACTTCTTTGAGAAAAAAGTTACC ATCAATTATCCATTTGAGAAAGGTCCCTTGAGCCCTCGTTTTCGTGGTGAGCATGCACTCCGACGATATCCTACTGGAGAGGAACGTTGTATTGCATGCAAACTGTGTGAAGCT ATTTGTCCTGCACAGGCAATCACCATCGAGGCTGAGGAGCGAGAAGATGGAAGTCGTAGGACTACTAG GTATGACATTGATATGACAAAATGTATCTATTGTGGATTTTGCCAAGAGGCATGCCCTGTTGATGCCATTGTTGAAGGACCAAACTTCGAATTTACAACAGAGACTCGCGAG GAGCTCTTGTACGACAAAGAAAAGCTACTTGATAATGGAGATCGTTGGGAAACTGAGATTGCAGAGAACCTCAGATCTGAGAGCCTTTAtcgttaa
- the LOC133699006 gene encoding protein NONRESPONDING TO OXYLIPINS 2, mitochondrial-like — MASFCRSAMTATTRSLASLSKTAGQKTLYAKSMSSPFTSTPTRTILATSRIVSVLGSVESLMPLHSAIANARLKSSIAVDSSCWSWLSQGLATPL; from the exons ATGGCGTCGTTTTGCAGATCGGCAATGACGGCAACCACAAGGTCCCTGGCATCTCTATCCAAAACGGCAGGTCAGAAAACACTATACGCGAAATCCATGTCTTCTCCGTTCACTTCAACACCAACACGAACGATCCTTGCCACTTCAAG GATTGTTTCAGTTTTAGGGAGTGTGGAGTCGTTGATGCCACTCCACAGTGCAATTGCAAATGCTAGACTCAAATCTAGCATCGCTGTTGATTCTTCTTGCTGGAGCTGGCTCTCTCAAG GGCTTGCTACACCGTTGTGA
- the LOC133699522 gene encoding BTB/POZ domain-containing protein At1g63850-like isoform X2 codes for MIPSTSKKRQRVPYNRHSTVSTTANLRSTASRSTSLSSTAALIDSFPDKTISETSKKLRRTSSHTLLSTTPPTPFNDVNTADVILRLFLDPTSPIINLSDSVYSIDNNNQSNVQIYLHSPILRRSEYFSALLSDRWQHSKENPDSAENKIDQYLIPLKLGVAPGSIEVHLCVLKLLYTNDFNNVINSAAAALDILPVALKLLFDECADYCVKYLEAVPWSEEEEKRVINLIPYLREEESEELLARVSPAKYDSCEEMLHGLILAAIHSSSNMAFVKAFVAKLLRDFSSRESARRVLEMAFETSLKIVKESLEEYSSPNFRGDHNETEAIQRLNLHTAMTNGKHLLWLVERMIELRVADSAVKEWSEQDSFTADLQRAFRDDAWRNIVPGFPAVLLRCTCKLANAVASGTILAARQVRMKLVKDWLPVLIVCKDCALSSMLPNHKLLYLELEETFLRIISTLPMSDAQVLLQQCLSFSTRNVEDCPHLVTAFNTWFRRATNQPQG; via the exons ATGATCCCATCCACCTCCAAGAAACGGCAACGCGTGCCATACAACCGCCATTCCACCGTCTCCACAACCGCTAACCTCCGCTCAACCGCCTCCAGATCCACTAGCCTCTCCTCCACCGCCGCCTTAATCGATTCATTTCCTGACAAAACCATCTCCGAAACCTCCAAAAAACTCCGCCGAACCTCCTCCCACACGCTCCTCTCCACCACccc ccccaccccgTTCAACGACGTTAACACCGCTGACGTCATCCTCCGCCTCTTCCTGGACCCCACTTCCCCCATCATTAACTTATCGGATTCAGTTTATTCAATTGACAATAATAACCAATCCAATGTCCAGATCTACCTCCATTCTCCCATCCTCCGCCGGTCTGAGTATTTCTCCGCCCTTTTATCCGACAGATGGCAGCACTCCAAGGAAAATCCCGATTCTGCTGAAAATAAAATCGACCAGTACTTGATTCCGTTGAAATTAGGCGTAGCTCCTGGATCGATCGAAGTCCATCTATGCGTTTTAAAATTGCTGTATACAAACGATTTCAATAATGTGATTAACTCTGCTGCGGCGGCTCTAGATATTTTGCCGGTGGCGTTAAAGTTGTTGTTTGATGAGTGTGCGGATTATTGCGTTAAGTATCTTGAGGCTGTGCCGTGGAGTGAAGAGGAAGAGAAGCGCGTGATTAATTTAATTCCATATTTACGCGAGGAGGAATCTGAAGAGCTATTAGCTAGGGTTTCTCCGGCGAAATATGATTCGTGTGAGGAAATGCTTCATGGTTTGATATTGGCTGCGATTCATAGTAGTTCGAACATGGCATTTGTGAAAGCGTTTGTGGCTAAGTTATTGAGGGATTTTTCATCGAGGGAGTCGGCGAGGAGGGTTTTGGAGATGGCTTTTGAGACGAGTTTGAAGATTGTGAAGGAATCGCTTGAGGAGTATTCGAGTCCGAATTTTAGAGGGGATCATAATGAGACGGAAGCGATACAGAGGTTGAATTTGCACACAGCGATGACTAATGGGAAGCACTTGTTGTGGTTAGTGGAGAGGATGATTGAGCTGAGAGTGGCGGATAGTGCGGTGAAGGAGTGGAGTGAGCAAGATTCTTTTACGGCTGATTTGCAGAGGGCTTTTCGGGATGATGCGTGGAGGAATATTGTTCCGGGCTTTCCTGCTGTTTTGCTTCGTTGCACTTGTAAGCTTGCTAATGCTGTTGCTTCTGGGACCATTTTGGCCGCTAGACAG GTGAGGATGAAGCTTGTAAAGGATTGGCTTCCTGTTCTGATTGTATGCAAAGACTGTGCACTTTCTTCTATGTTACCAAATCATAAATTACTGTACCTGGAGCTGGAAGAGACATTTCTAAGAATTATTTCCACACTTCCCATGTCAGATGCTCAAGTGTTGTTGCAGCAGTGTCTCAGCTTCTCAACTCGAAATGTTGAAGATTGCCCCCACTTAGTCACCGCATTCAACACTTGGTTCCGCCGTGCAACAAATCAACCACAAGGGTGA
- the LOC133699522 gene encoding BTB/POZ domain-containing protein At1g63850-like isoform X1 — protein MIPSTSKKRQRVPYNRHSTVSTTANLRSTASRSTSLSSTAALIDSFPDKTISETSKKLRRTSSHTLLSTTPSSTTTPSSTTNTTTPTPTPFNDVNTADVILRLFLDPTSPIINLSDSVYSIDNNNQSNVQIYLHSPILRRSEYFSALLSDRWQHSKENPDSAENKIDQYLIPLKLGVAPGSIEVHLCVLKLLYTNDFNNVINSAAAALDILPVALKLLFDECADYCVKYLEAVPWSEEEEKRVINLIPYLREEESEELLARVSPAKYDSCEEMLHGLILAAIHSSSNMAFVKAFVAKLLRDFSSRESARRVLEMAFETSLKIVKESLEEYSSPNFRGDHNETEAIQRLNLHTAMTNGKHLLWLVERMIELRVADSAVKEWSEQDSFTADLQRAFRDDAWRNIVPGFPAVLLRCTCKLANAVASGTILAARQVRMKLVKDWLPVLIVCKDCALSSMLPNHKLLYLELEETFLRIISTLPMSDAQVLLQQCLSFSTRNVEDCPHLVTAFNTWFRRATNQPQG, from the exons ATGATCCCATCCACCTCCAAGAAACGGCAACGCGTGCCATACAACCGCCATTCCACCGTCTCCACAACCGCTAACCTCCGCTCAACCGCCTCCAGATCCACTAGCCTCTCCTCCACCGCCGCCTTAATCGATTCATTTCCTGACAAAACCATCTCCGAAACCTCCAAAAAACTCCGCCGAACCTCCTCCCACACGCTCCTCTCCACCACcccctcctccaccaccaccccctcctccaccaccaacaccaccacccccacccccaccccgTTCAACGACGTTAACACCGCTGACGTCATCCTCCGCCTCTTCCTGGACCCCACTTCCCCCATCATTAACTTATCGGATTCAGTTTATTCAATTGACAATAATAACCAATCCAATGTCCAGATCTACCTCCATTCTCCCATCCTCCGCCGGTCTGAGTATTTCTCCGCCCTTTTATCCGACAGATGGCAGCACTCCAAGGAAAATCCCGATTCTGCTGAAAATAAAATCGACCAGTACTTGATTCCGTTGAAATTAGGCGTAGCTCCTGGATCGATCGAAGTCCATCTATGCGTTTTAAAATTGCTGTATACAAACGATTTCAATAATGTGATTAACTCTGCTGCGGCGGCTCTAGATATTTTGCCGGTGGCGTTAAAGTTGTTGTTTGATGAGTGTGCGGATTATTGCGTTAAGTATCTTGAGGCTGTGCCGTGGAGTGAAGAGGAAGAGAAGCGCGTGATTAATTTAATTCCATATTTACGCGAGGAGGAATCTGAAGAGCTATTAGCTAGGGTTTCTCCGGCGAAATATGATTCGTGTGAGGAAATGCTTCATGGTTTGATATTGGCTGCGATTCATAGTAGTTCGAACATGGCATTTGTGAAAGCGTTTGTGGCTAAGTTATTGAGGGATTTTTCATCGAGGGAGTCGGCGAGGAGGGTTTTGGAGATGGCTTTTGAGACGAGTTTGAAGATTGTGAAGGAATCGCTTGAGGAGTATTCGAGTCCGAATTTTAGAGGGGATCATAATGAGACGGAAGCGATACAGAGGTTGAATTTGCACACAGCGATGACTAATGGGAAGCACTTGTTGTGGTTAGTGGAGAGGATGATTGAGCTGAGAGTGGCGGATAGTGCGGTGAAGGAGTGGAGTGAGCAAGATTCTTTTACGGCTGATTTGCAGAGGGCTTTTCGGGATGATGCGTGGAGGAATATTGTTCCGGGCTTTCCTGCTGTTTTGCTTCGTTGCACTTGTAAGCTTGCTAATGCTGTTGCTTCTGGGACCATTTTGGCCGCTAGACAG GTGAGGATGAAGCTTGTAAAGGATTGGCTTCCTGTTCTGATTGTATGCAAAGACTGTGCACTTTCTTCTATGTTACCAAATCATAAATTACTGTACCTGGAGCTGGAAGAGACATTTCTAAGAATTATTTCCACACTTCCCATGTCAGATGCTCAAGTGTTGTTGCAGCAGTGTCTCAGCTTCTCAACTCGAAATGTTGAAGATTGCCCCCACTTAGTCACCGCATTCAACACTTGGTTCCGCCGTGCAACAAATCAACCACAAGGGTGA
- the LOC133699522 gene encoding BTB/POZ domain-containing protein At1g63850-like isoform X3, giving the protein MIPSTSKKRQRVPYNRHSTVSTTANLRSTASRSTSLSSTAALIDSFPDKTISETSKKLRRTSSHTLLSTTPSSTTTPSSTTNTTTPTPTPFNDVNTADVILRLFLDPTSPIINLSDSVYSIDNNNQSNVQIYLHSPILRRSEYFSALLSDRWQHSKENPDSAENKIDQYLIPLKLGVAPGSIEVHLCVLKLLYTNDFNNVINSAAAALDILPVALKLLFDECADYCVKYLEAVPWSEEEEKRVINLIPYLREEESEELLARVSPAKYDSCEEMLHGLILAAIHSSSNMAFVKAFVAKLLRDFSSRESARRVLEMAFETSLKIVKESLEEYSSPNFRGDHNETEAIQRLNLHTAMTNGKHLLWLVERMIELRVADSAVKEWSEQDSFTADLQRAFRDDAWRNIVPGFPAVLLRCTCKLANAVASGTILAARQVRMKLVKDWLPVLIMLKCCCSSVSASQLEMLKIAPT; this is encoded by the exons ATGATCCCATCCACCTCCAAGAAACGGCAACGCGTGCCATACAACCGCCATTCCACCGTCTCCACAACCGCTAACCTCCGCTCAACCGCCTCCAGATCCACTAGCCTCTCCTCCACCGCCGCCTTAATCGATTCATTTCCTGACAAAACCATCTCCGAAACCTCCAAAAAACTCCGCCGAACCTCCTCCCACACGCTCCTCTCCACCACcccctcctccaccaccaccccctcctccaccaccaacaccaccacccccacccccaccccgTTCAACGACGTTAACACCGCTGACGTCATCCTCCGCCTCTTCCTGGACCCCACTTCCCCCATCATTAACTTATCGGATTCAGTTTATTCAATTGACAATAATAACCAATCCAATGTCCAGATCTACCTCCATTCTCCCATCCTCCGCCGGTCTGAGTATTTCTCCGCCCTTTTATCCGACAGATGGCAGCACTCCAAGGAAAATCCCGATTCTGCTGAAAATAAAATCGACCAGTACTTGATTCCGTTGAAATTAGGCGTAGCTCCTGGATCGATCGAAGTCCATCTATGCGTTTTAAAATTGCTGTATACAAACGATTTCAATAATGTGATTAACTCTGCTGCGGCGGCTCTAGATATTTTGCCGGTGGCGTTAAAGTTGTTGTTTGATGAGTGTGCGGATTATTGCGTTAAGTATCTTGAGGCTGTGCCGTGGAGTGAAGAGGAAGAGAAGCGCGTGATTAATTTAATTCCATATTTACGCGAGGAGGAATCTGAAGAGCTATTAGCTAGGGTTTCTCCGGCGAAATATGATTCGTGTGAGGAAATGCTTCATGGTTTGATATTGGCTGCGATTCATAGTAGTTCGAACATGGCATTTGTGAAAGCGTTTGTGGCTAAGTTATTGAGGGATTTTTCATCGAGGGAGTCGGCGAGGAGGGTTTTGGAGATGGCTTTTGAGACGAGTTTGAAGATTGTGAAGGAATCGCTTGAGGAGTATTCGAGTCCGAATTTTAGAGGGGATCATAATGAGACGGAAGCGATACAGAGGTTGAATTTGCACACAGCGATGACTAATGGGAAGCACTTGTTGTGGTTAGTGGAGAGGATGATTGAGCTGAGAGTGGCGGATAGTGCGGTGAAGGAGTGGAGTGAGCAAGATTCTTTTACGGCTGATTTGCAGAGGGCTTTTCGGGATGATGCGTGGAGGAATATTGTTCCGGGCTTTCCTGCTGTTTTGCTTCGTTGCACTTGTAAGCTTGCTAATGCTGTTGCTTCTGGGACCATTTTGGCCGCTAGACAG GTGAGGATGAAGCTTGTAAAGGATTGGCTTCCTGTTCTGATT ATGCTCAAGTGTTGTTGCAGCAGTGTCTCAGCTTCTCAACTCGAAATGTTGAAGATTGCCCCCACTTAG
- the LOC133699431 gene encoding putative F-box protein At1g23770, whose amino-acid sequence MPKEQGTLTQVLSVQEQVIGREESETSHQELPLNFPNQQTTSRHESSVSAGFEGVAEPCSSETTTEKDEDCSFCNHNVAIATHAILLEFGFIGFDLKSGMKVDQFPPPTDLPSNAFTMWYTLPGLLLPENVVAESIYVKVQCSEDIVNVCGSLTKGGSDIHRVCLNGKGFGRRTINLLRANCERNSLMNDNDKNEVRQLEKVLKDGLALPLLIDLCEKTGMALPPCFDRLPRELKLKIMGLLSLVDVGRMECVCSELRFLSRATRLIWQRFQQDMMPPPEKYEDSIAIIQLFMRIIKVRSMEKKATSNISMEQEK is encoded by the coding sequence ATGCCTAAAGAACAAGGAACCCTAACTCAAGTTTTGTCCGTCCAAGAACAGGTGATTGGTCGAGAAGAATCCGAGACTTCTCATCAGGAGTTACCCCTCAACTTCCCAAATCAACAAACGACAAGCCGCCACGAGTCTTCTGTATCTGCTGGGTTCGAGGGTGTAGCAGAACCCTGTAGCAGTGAAACAACTACCGAGAAGGATGAGGACTGTAGTTTCTGTAATCATAATGTGGCTATTGCTACTCATGCCATCTTATTGGAATTTGGTTTTATTGGGTTCGATTTGAAATCTGGGATGAAAGTTGATCAGTTTCCTCCTCCAACAGACTTGCCTTCAAACGCATTCACGATGTGGTATACTCTTCCAGGGCTCTTGCTTCCTGAAAACGTCGTTGCTGAATCGATTTATGTGAAGGTACAGTGTTCAGAAGATATCGTCAATGTATGTGGATCTTTGACAAAGGGTGGCTCGGATATACATAGGGTGTGTTTGAATGGAAAGGGGTTTGGACGTCGGACTATAAATTTGTTGCGAGCAAATTGTGAAAGGAACTCTTTGATGAATGACAATGATAAGAATGAAGTTCGACAGCTAGAGAAAGTTCTGAAGGATGGACTAGCTTTGCCACTGTTAATAGATCTTTGTGAGAAGACCGGTATGGCTCTTCCACCATGCTTCGACCGCCTCCCAAGAGAGTTGAAGTTAAAGATTATGGGGTTGCTTTCCCTCGTAGATGTTGGGCGAATGGAATGTGTTTGCTCGGAGCTGCGGTTTTTGTCCAGGGCCACTCGTTTAATTTGGCAGAGATTCCAGCAGGATATGATGCCACCACCAGAAAAATACGAAGACTCGATAGCCATAATTCAGCTGTTCATGAGAATAATAAAAGTGAGGAGCATGGAGAAGAAGGCGACGTCAAACATATCCATGGAACAAGAAAAATAG